TGATCTGTCCAGTCAAGAAAAGAATGAATTAGACCTGCAGGGTGAGGAACTGAAGCCCCCCAAGGAGGCCTCAGAGGCCCCTGACTGGAAGAGAGCCAGTGGGTTAGGACATGACAGCAAGTCCCCTGATAACCTACAGGAACATCTCAGTGAGTTCCAACGActacaacagcaacagcagcagctctcagtATCTGATCGCCATGTCTACAAATATCGCTGCAACCAATGCAGCCTGGCCTTCAAGACAATGCAGAAGCTTCAGATACATTCTCAGTATCATGCCATTAGAGCAGCCACTATGTGCAGCCTTTGCCAGCGCAGCTTCAGGACATTCCTGGCTCTCAGGAAGCATTTGGAAAATGGACATCCAGAACTTAGTGAAGCTGAGGTACAGCAACTAATAGGAAATCTGCCACTGAATGGAGATATCACTGAGAGTGAGGCCAGGGCCTTAGAGGAAGCTCAGGCCTTTGAACATGACTTGGACAAAGATGATGAAATGGACCAGGAAGAGAAGCCCAGTCCTACTGGTAgtgacagcagctctctgctggaTGACATGGGAGCAGAACCAAAGCGAACGCTACCATTTAGAAAAGGGCCCAACTTCACAATGGAGAAATTTTTGGATCCATCTCGACCTTATAAGTGCACAGTGTGTAAGGAGTCCTTCACTCAGAAGAATATACTACTAGTCCACTATAATTCTGTTTCCCATCTGCACAAATTGAAGAAGGTCCTTCAAGAGGCATCTAGCCCAGTACCACAAGAGACAAGCAACAGCATTGACAACAAACcatttaaatgtaacatttgcaATGTTGCCTACAGCCAAAGTTCAACACTTGAAATTCATATGAGGTCAGTGCTCCACCAGACCAAAGCCAGAACAGCCAAAACTGAcacgagcagcagcagcagcagtgccacTGGGGCTAGTGGTCCAGTGCCTGCAAAGAGCCCAGGCCCAAGTGCACAAGGGAACACTAGCAACTCAGACACTGCTAGAAGTGGAACCCCCTCTTCtaacaaagaaaacactgtGGAACCCAAAGAATctaacagcaacaacacaaagcaaaaaACTACTGACCACGTTTCAGCACAGGCAAGCAGCCACCAGTCAGCACAGTCTGCCCAACTGCAGCTCCAGCTTCAGCATGAACTCCAGCAACAGGCTGCCTTCTTTCAGCCTCAGTTCCTTAATCCAGCTTTCTTCCCCCATTTTCCAATGACCCCAGAAGCTCTGCTGCAGTTTCAGCAACCGCAGTTCCTTTTCCCATTTTACATACCAGGAGCAGAGTTCAACCTTAGCCCAGAACTTGCTCTACACTCTGCAGCAGCCTTTGGAATGCCTGGCCTTGCTGGATCATTCTTAGAGGACATGAAGCAGCAAATGCAACAGCAGCACCAGTTGCAGCAGGCCCAGGCCCAACAACAGGCCCAGCAAGCCAGTCAGACTCAGTCACAAATTCAGCAGCAGAAAACCCAGCAACTGCAGAACCACAAAACCAAAATTGAGTCTAGCAGTGTGTCAGTTTCCGAAATACAGATGTCAAGAGAGGCTGAGGACCACctagaaaaacaagaaaacagagcaaagaTGGAGAATGGCGGTGAGGCTTTAAATGATGGAggcaaagacaacaaagaccacAAAAAGTCAAAGTTCCCAGAGCCATTGATTCCCCCACCACGTATTGTATCAGGAGCAAGGGGTAATGCAGCAAAAGCATTGTTAGAGAACTTTGGATTTGAACTGGTCATCCAGTATAATGAGAACCGACAAAAAATTcacaagaaaaataaagatgGAGTTGAACAAATGGAACTGAATACTGACAAGcttgagtgtggaatgtgtggaAAGCTCTTCTCCAACATGCTCATTCTCAAAAGCCACCAGGAACATGTGCACAGCCACTTTTTCCCATATGTGGAGCTTGAAAAGTTTGCCCAGCAGTACAGAGAGGCCTATGACAAACTCTATCCAATAAACCCTGCTTCACCTGAGCCTCCTCCACCACCgcccccaccacctcctccaccacccccgccagctccagctccagtgaCGGCTCCTCAGCCTCCTTCTACATCAGTGGCCAAGCCCCAAACCCCAGTGCCACCTCCAGTTCCTGTTTCACATCAGGCGGCACACCAACCAACTCACCAGGCACAGCCGACCCAGgcaccaccccctcctccaaCACCTACTGCCCCTCCTGTACCACCTCAAGTACAGCTTCCTGTTCCTTTAGATTTGCCCCTTTTCCCACCTCTGATGATGCAGTCCGTCCAGCACCCAGGACTGCCCCCACAGTTGGCCCTACAGCTGCCTACTATGGACTCTCTGTCTACTGATCTTACACAGCTTTGCCAGCAACAGTTGGGTCTTGATCCAAACTTCCTTCGCCAGTCTCAGTTTAAGCGACCACGCACACGTATCACTGATGACCAGCTTAAGATCCTTCGTGCAAACTTTGACATTAACAATTCCCCCAATGAAGAGCAAATTCAGGAGATGTCAGAGAAGTCTGGCCTGCCCCAAAAAGTCATAAAGCACTGGTTCCGTAACACCCTCTTCAAAGAAAGGCAACGAAGTAAAGACTCCCCCTACAATTTTAGTATTCCCCCCATGACTACATTGGAAGATATACGATTGGAGGCCCAACTTAATGCTCACGATTACAGAACTGACTCAGCTATGAACAAGAGGTCTTCCAGGACCAGATTCACTGATTACCAGCTGAGGGTACTTCAGGATTTCTTTGATACTAATGCCTACCCAAAGGATGATGAAATTGAGCAACTATCCACTGTGCTCAACCTACCAACTCGAGTCATTGTGGTTTGGTTCCAGAATGCCCGCCAGAAAGCTCGCAAGAGCTACGAGAACCAGGCTGATTCAAAAGACAATGAGAAGAAAGAGCTGACCAATGAACGATACATCAGAACCAGCAACATGCAGTACCAGTGCAAAAAGTGCAACATTGTTTTCCCACGCATCTTTGACCTTATCACTCACCAGAAAAAGCAATGTTataaagatgaagatgaggaatgCAATGAGGACAGCCTCTTGGATGACAACATGGATTTTGCTGACCCAGGGCCAATTAAGATGCTTCAGTTACCTTTAGAGTCACTTAAACATCACCAACCAGGAACTGCTACCAGTTCCGGCTCAAGCTCCCCTGTGATGGCCTCTCCTCGTGCTACCATGGGGAAAACTTCACCCAAACCAGACAATGCCCCTGAAACTGAGGCTAAACAAACTGAGACTGCTCCATCACCAGTGATTAAGTCATTGCCAGAACCAAGACCCTCTAAGGCTTGCACACCTCAGCCACCTCCTCAAAAAACTCCCCAGCCACAAATCTCAAGACCCCACTCACAGCCACAGGCAGCTGCAGTGGCCTCAAGTCCACTCTCACTTGCCCTTTCCTCACTCACAAACAGCCTCCCCCACCAAATGCTTCAGTACCAGTGTGACCAGTGCAAAATTGCATTCCCCACGGTGGAGCTGTGGCAGGAGCACCAACATATGCATTTCCTGGCTGCTCAAAACCAGTTCCTTCACTCTCAGTTCCTTGAAAGGCCCATTGACATGCCCTATATGATATTTGACCCCAACAACCCCCTTATGGCTAGCCAGCTCTTATCTGGAGGCCTCTCCCAACTCCCCTCTCAGAGTAGCTCTGGAATGGCCTCTGCTGCAGGTTCTGGGGGAATGAAGAGAAAACTGGATGAAAAGGAGGAAAGTGTGAATGAAAAAGATGGTGGAAACAGTAGTGAAGAGCAACACAGAGATAAACGGTTGAGGACCACCATCACACCAGAACAATTGGAGATTCTTTACGACAAATACCTACTTGACTCTAACCCAACCAGGAAGATGTTGGACCACATTGCACGAGAGGTTGGCTTGAAAAAGAGAGTGGTGCAGGTATGGTTCCAAAACACTCGtgcaagagagagaaagggacagTTCAGGGCTATAGGGCCCTCCCAGTCCCACAAGAAATGTCCCTTTTGTAGAGCACTGTTCAAGGCTAAATCTGCCCTAGATAGCCACATAAGATCTCGACACTGGCATGAGGCTAAGCAAGCAGGCTTTAGCTTGCCACCAAGCCCAATGATGAATCAAGACAACGATAGAGGTGAAAGCCCAAATAAGCATAATTTCTTTGACTACCCACAGCTGCCTACCAAGACTGAGCCAAATGAGTATGACCTGCCTGCAGCATCCTCAACCCCAGTCAAACCATCTGAGGCGCAAGTAAAAAACTTCTTAAGCCCTTCATCCTTAAAAGCTGAAAACTGTGATGAAACTGAAGGGCCTAATATGAATTCAGCAGAAGTGTCATCTTATGATCTCAGTAAGATGGACTTTGATGAGACATCATCAATTAACACAGCCATTAGCGATGCTACAACTGGAGATGAGTATAATAACAATGAAGTTGAGAGCTTCACTGCTAATGGAGGAGATAAgctaaatgacagcaaaagtgGCCTGGCACCAAATTCTGATAGTGGCAATGAAAGGTTCCAATTCAGTATGGTGAGCCCTGCTCTCAGCTTCTCTGGAAAAGACTGTGACTCGTATTTTAGCTCCAGAGATGATGACATGGATGAAAACAATGACAGAAGTGAATCATCAAGCCTTGCTGATCCCAGTTCGCCTAGTCCCTTTGGGGCAGGTAACCCTTTCGGCAAGTCTGGGAAAGGTAACAACGGTGGCGACAGACCAGGCCACAAGCGATTCAGGACCCAGATGAGTAACTTGCAACTGAAAGTACTCAAAGCCTGTTTTAGTGACTATCGCACTCCTACAATGCAAGAGTGTGAAATGCTGGGCAATGAGATTGGACTTCCCAAGCGCGTTGTCCAGGTGTGGTTCCAGAATGCCCGTGCTAAAGAAAAGAAATTCAAGATGAACATTGGAAAGCCATTTATGATAAGTCAAGGCTCACCAGAGGGACCCAGGCCTGAGTGTACTTTGTGTGGTGTGAAGTACACTGCCCGGATGTCTGTCCGAGATCACATCTTCTCCAAACAGCACATCGCCAAAGTGCAAGAAACCCTGGGAAGCCAGGTGGATAGAGAAAAGGACTACCTAGCACCAACCACTGTCCGTCAGCTGATGGCCCAGCAAGAGCTGGACCGCATGAAGAAAGCTGGTGAGGGACTCAGCCTGCCTGGCCAGCAGCAACAGACTTCAGTGGACAATAATAATGCACTTCATGGCCTCAGCCTACCCTCAGGCTACCCAGGGTTATCTGGCCTTCCACCAGTGCTACTTCCTGGGGTCAATGGgccttcatcacttcctgtttttccacCCAACACACCTGGTGAGTTAGtatgacaaacactgaaaaaaaatgttaaagagACTAGAAGCTTTATGAACTGAGATTTATCATGCACTATTTTATTCTACTAGACTACTGGTTATTCTGTATCACAGTGGTGTTTGTCAAAAGTCTTAttttttaaaactattttaaaatgaaaaatggtGGAAGTTAGTGCATGCATAATGTCAGCTTTGAAGTTGAACTGCTAATTGCTAattcagagattttttttttacaacaaaatgtatttatatcatGTCTTTTGTTTGAATTTGTTTCCCCCTTATTGTAGGTTtggtatatttatattataatatattggCAAAATGAAATTATCATAAAGCGCATGTAACAGTTTTGATCCATAACAAAATGCCAGTGACAAATTAGGCATCTTTATCTATACAAACAAATTTCCACAGTGATTTGGGgttgaatatttaaatattgaaCATTTCCATATTTATATACCACTGTATTTCAGCTTTAGCGTCTCCCGGTGCTGGCATGCTTGGGTTCCCTACACCAGCCACCCCCTCTCCTGCCATGTCTCTCAGCACTACCCCATCCAAGACTCTTCTgcagactcctcctcctcctcctccacctcctcctcctcctgttccctcCACACCTTTGGCAGCAGTACACCATACAGAGCAGCAAGGCAAAGactcagagagagacagcagcaagaAACTAGGAGACAAGCCACCTCAGATGAaggtgaaggacagagagaacgAAAGCAGCTCACGCCCCGAGACCCCCAGCATGGCCAAGAAAACGGAGAAACCATGTCCAGCTTCCGGAAAATCAGGAAGTGAGACTCAACTGGATGTCGCGCAACTTCAGGCCCTTCAGAATGCTCTTGCCGCAGGTGATCCCAGCGCTTTCTTGGGAGGGCAGTTCCTGCCCTACTTTCTTCCTGGATTTCCCAACTGTTTCTCTCCCCAGCTTCCCAGAGGGGTCCAGGCAGGGGGCTACTTCCCACCACTGTGTGGAATGGAGAACCTGTTTCCTTATGGCCCAGCAGCAGTGCCACAAGCTGCAAT
This portion of the Parambassis ranga chromosome 20, fParRan2.1, whole genome shotgun sequence genome encodes:
- the zfhx4 gene encoding zinc finger homeobox protein 4, yielding MATCDSPPMVSSRQQEHGGQRLDAAAEDNSVVAMETSVANSNANNNQTSPAAIGEPENGLGELVVSPLRSTTTPTTVSATTDAVTEQSRRESFTTGNKGSVIGTLPGVRGGAALGSDCSAPATSPVAPAKEIPCNECSSSFSSLQKYMEHHCPNARLPTAGGHEEGEEVEGMIGEESEDEGDREVGAAEVGEMNSEIDDSDVENLCGEIIYQPDGSAFILEDSKEQRGNQGGLSAALQFRGLLSPQTFPNAQASSGQSGLSPGGDRLEQPAAPMSFYPQIINTFHIASSLGSKSLVTDHPSFPNTSAGGLAGAGPVLHTFRVYDLRHKNDKDYLKADGAAKNSCVSKDVPNNVDLSKFEGCVADGRRKPVLMCFLCKLSFGYSRSFVTHAVHDHRMTLNEQEQKLLSNKHVSAIIQGIGKDKEPLISFLEPKKPQNSVLPHFPSPANFLGPDTGLRGLWNAFHSSGENADSLQAGFAFLKGSASSSSTDQTPRNQTMPKAETNPNLGGGAGAHRAPSGSSAAAATGGNLEGRNSDSDCKGHVRDTCTLQPNGPDLSQYPPIKREPGTVGEESPEQDEDAYSSGGGIEMEVDEEEEQAMTLAMTGQRANSTSSKDFPLLNQSISPLSNSVLKLNSDGKGPASTSSSSLTMCEKLEMEKSRLSTSLAAARERESSNDSTSEGMAGRDRLSPSSNPLDMMMLRRDDESPGPLHQHTGNPSTPGTPGTPGTPGPGEGSPGSGVECPKCDTVLGSSRSLGGHMTMMHSRNSCKTLKCPKCNWHYKYQQTLDAHMKEKHPESGGSCVYCRTGQPHPRLARGESYTCGYKPFRCEVCNYSTTTKGNLSIHMQSDKHLNNVQTLQNGGSEAQYNHNHANPVPSVSLGGGCGAPSPSKPKQKPTWRCEVCDYETNVARNLRIHMTSEKHMHNMMLLQQNMKQIQHSLHLGLAPAEAELYQYYLAQNMGLAGVKLENPAGSGGPDAQMMINPFQLDPATAAALGSGLVNSDLSTELRLASGQLMADDLSLVSSGGMGGMSSSDPSLSSLSPPINDPLLRLYQCAVCNCYSTDNLEALNAHVNAERSLPEEEWRCVVGDVYQCKLCSYNTQLKANFQLHCKTDKHMQKHQLVAHIKEGGKANQWRLKCVAIGNPVHLKCNACDYYSNSVDKLRLHATNQRHESAVRLYKHLQKQDSAYSPESCVYYCTLCDYSTKARLNLVQHARSARHQQNEGLRKLQLHQQGLVGDEDGLSLHELFHVKECPASQEESAEDSERPPRSSSRPGLNLADRDLTDSRRTDRVNAASKEVTGPNVMVKHSLLPDRQIESPPKRPKSAEGKTSANDQVQQCPYCNYSSKDANRMQLHVMSQHSMQPVIRCPLCQDVLSNKIHLQLHLTHLHSVAPDCVEKLIMTVVGPDTATPNNIMHTQTGQEKSMSLMDSSTSLMDGSAKSQGNNSKDDLSSQEKNELDLQGEELKPPKEASEAPDWKRASGLGHDSKSPDNLQEHLSEFQRLQQQQQQLSVSDRHVYKYRCNQCSLAFKTMQKLQIHSQYHAIRAATMCSLCQRSFRTFLALRKHLENGHPELSEAEVQQLIGNLPLNGDITESEARALEEAQAFEHDLDKDDEMDQEEKPSPTGSDSSSLLDDMGAEPKRTLPFRKGPNFTMEKFLDPSRPYKCTVCKESFTQKNILLVHYNSVSHLHKLKKVLQEASSPVPQETSNSIDNKPFKCNICNVAYSQSSTLEIHMRSVLHQTKARTAKTDTSSSSSSATGASGPVPAKSPGPSAQGNTSNSDTARSGTPSSNKENTVEPKESNSNNTKQKTTDHVSAQASSHQSAQSAQLQLQLQHELQQQAAFFQPQFLNPAFFPHFPMTPEALLQFQQPQFLFPFYIPGAEFNLSPELALHSAAAFGMPGLAGSFLEDMKQQMQQQHQLQQAQAQQQAQQASQTQSQIQQQKTQQLQNHKTKIESSSVSVSEIQMSREAEDHLEKQENRAKMENGGEALNDGGKDNKDHKKSKFPEPLIPPPRIVSGARGNAAKALLENFGFELVIQYNENRQKIHKKNKDGVEQMELNTDKLECGMCGKLFSNMLILKSHQEHVHSHFFPYVELEKFAQQYREAYDKLYPINPASPEPPPPPPPPPPPPPPPAPAPVTAPQPPSTSVAKPQTPVPPPVPVSHQAAHQPTHQAQPTQAPPPPPTPTAPPVPPQVQLPVPLDLPLFPPLMMQSVQHPGLPPQLALQLPTMDSLSTDLTQLCQQQLGLDPNFLRQSQFKRPRTRITDDQLKILRANFDINNSPNEEQIQEMSEKSGLPQKVIKHWFRNTLFKERQRSKDSPYNFSIPPMTTLEDIRLEAQLNAHDYRTDSAMNKRSSRTRFTDYQLRVLQDFFDTNAYPKDDEIEQLSTVLNLPTRVIVVWFQNARQKARKSYENQADSKDNEKKELTNERYIRTSNMQYQCKKCNIVFPRIFDLITHQKKQCYKDEDEECNEDSLLDDNMDFADPGPIKMLQLPLESLKHHQPGTATSSGSSSPVMASPRATMGKTSPKPDNAPETEAKQTETAPSPVIKSLPEPRPSKACTPQPPPQKTPQPQISRPHSQPQAAAVASSPLSLALSSLTNSLPHQMLQYQCDQCKIAFPTVELWQEHQHMHFLAAQNQFLHSQFLERPIDMPYMIFDPNNPLMASQLLSGGLSQLPSQSSSGMASAAGSGGMKRKLDEKEESVNEKDGGNSSEEQHRDKRLRTTITPEQLEILYDKYLLDSNPTRKMLDHIAREVGLKKRVVQVWFQNTRARERKGQFRAIGPSQSHKKCPFCRALFKAKSALDSHIRSRHWHEAKQAGFSLPPSPMMNQDNDRGESPNKHNFFDYPQLPTKTEPNEYDLPAASSTPVKPSEAQVKNFLSPSSLKAENCDETEGPNMNSAEVSSYDLSKMDFDETSSINTAISDATTGDEYNNNEVESFTANGGDKLNDSKSGLAPNSDSGNERFQFSMVSPALSFSGKDCDSYFSSRDDDMDENNDRSESSSLADPSSPSPFGAGNPFGKSGKGNNGGDRPGHKRFRTQMSNLQLKVLKACFSDYRTPTMQECEMLGNEIGLPKRVVQVWFQNARAKEKKFKMNIGKPFMISQGSPEGPRPECTLCGVKYTARMSVRDHIFSKQHIAKVQETLGSQVDREKDYLAPTTVRQLMAQQELDRMKKAGEGLSLPGQQQQTSVDNNNALHGLSLPSGYPGLSGLPPVLLPGVNGPSSLPVFPPNTPALASPGAGMLGFPTPATPSPAMSLSTTPSKTLLQTPPPPPPPPPPPVPSTPLAAVHHTEQQGKDSERDSSKKLGDKPPQMKVKDRENESSSRPETPSMAKKTEKPCPASGKSGSETQLDVAQLQALQNALAAGDPSAFLGGQFLPYFLPGFPNCFSPQLPRGVQAGGYFPPLCGMENLFPYGPAAVPQAAMAAGLSPTALLQQYQQYQQSLQDSLQKQQQQQQKQLEQQQKQQQQKTSAMKTPQSIQSTTTNSFKPKEAKDAKGDNNKGSSTESTKEEPKTDTKSTMDFPDAFIVPSVKHEFICRKCQMIFADEDSVVRHQKSFCYFGHPFTDPQETVLRKAVSNYTCVACNVVVNGNEALGQHLQSSLHKEKTIKEAMRNAKEHTRLLPHSVCSPTPNTTSTSQSAASSNNTFPHLSRLSMKSWPNVLFQATTARKAASSSPSASPPPPLSSPSTVTSTSCSTSGVPTSLPTESCSDESDNELSQKLDDLDNALEVKAKPASGLDASFSSIRMDMFSV